In Synechococcus sp. CC9616, the following are encoded in one genomic region:
- the queC gene encoding 7-cyano-7-deazaguanine synthase QueC, with protein sequence MESRTAIALLSGGLDSATAAALAIESGDRVIGLSFDYGQRHRRELKAAEQVAQSLGLAEHHRISVNLAAWGGSALTDDQVRIPTDGVKNDGIPATYVPGRNTVFISIGLSLAEARAAQRLVLGVNAVDYSGYPDCRPDYLEAFQSLADLASKSGREGHGTKLWAPLVTWSKTKIVQEALRLGVPIADTWSCYSGGDHPCGVCDSCRIRDAALQAAGRSDLCS encoded by the coding sequence ATGGAATCCAGAACCGCCATCGCCCTGTTGTCCGGCGGCCTCGATTCCGCCACCGCAGCCGCGCTGGCGATTGAATCGGGTGATCGGGTGATCGGCCTGTCCTTCGACTATGGACAAAGGCACCGCCGTGAACTGAAAGCAGCGGAACAAGTGGCACAGAGTCTCGGCTTGGCCGAGCACCATCGGATCAGTGTGAACCTCGCCGCCTGGGGCGGGTCTGCCTTGACCGATGACCAGGTCCGCATACCAACAGATGGCGTCAAAAACGACGGAATCCCGGCGACCTATGTTCCCGGCCGCAATACCGTCTTCATCTCCATCGGCCTGAGCCTGGCAGAGGCAAGAGCCGCTCAACGCCTCGTTCTGGGGGTGAATGCAGTGGACTACTCCGGCTATCCAGACTGTCGCCCCGACTATCTCGAGGCCTTTCAATCTCTGGCCGATCTCGCCAGCAAATCTGGACGCGAGGGACATGGCACCAAGCTTTGGGCACCACTGGTGACCTGGAGCAAAACAAAAATCGTCCAGGAAGCTCTACGACTGGGTGTCCCCATCGCAGACACCTGGAGCTGTTACAGCGGTGGAGACCATCCCTGCGGAGTCTGCGACAGCTGCCGCATCCGTGATGCCGCTCTCCAAGCCGCCGGCCGCTCGGATCTGTGCAGCTGA